In the genome of Gloeotrichia echinulata CP02, one region contains:
- a CDS encoding DUF433 domain-containing protein: MQTINDIGTLIVRTPETCGGRLRIVSTRITVQYIVNEIKAGVTPEEILEDKPHLTLAGIYSALAYYFANKEALDAQFAAYDEECRRLEAQYKARNQL, translated from the coding sequence ATGCAGACCATTAATGACATTGGCACGCTGATTGTCAGGACACCAGAAACCTGCGGTGGTCGTCTCCGCATCGTCAGCACCCGTATTACGGTACAATACATTGTAAATGAGATCAAAGCAGGTGTCACGCCTGAAGAAATCCTAGAAGATAAACCACACCTGACGCTTGCAGGGATTTATAGCGCTTTGGCCTACTATTTTGCTAACAAAGAAGCGCTAGATGCCCAATTTGCTGCCTATGATGAAGAATGTCGGCGCTTGGAAGCCCAGTATAAAGCAAGAAATCAATTGTGA
- a CDS encoding DUF5615 family PIN-like protein has translation MSRIRLYLDEDTIKGALIQALRNADLDVVTVAEAGRLGYPDEEQLIWATEQERVIYSFNIGDFCRLHSDFMAQERSHAGIVLAPQQQYSVGQQLRGLLKLAADQSAQKMANELVFLNTYVEKII, from the coding sequence GTGAGCCGAATTCGCTTGTACTTGGATGAAGATACAATTAAAGGAGCGCTGATACAAGCACTGCGAAATGCAGATTTAGATGTCGTTACAGTTGCCGAGGCTGGCAGATTAGGCTATCCCGATGAAGAACAATTAATTTGGGCAACAGAGCAAGAGCGAGTGATCTACAGTTTTAATATTGGAGATTTTTGTCGCTTGCACAGTGACTTTATGGCTCAAGAAAGAAGTCATGCTGGTATCGTTCTAGCCCCACAACAGCAATACTCTGTTGGACAGCAGTTACGCGGTTTGCTTAAATTAGCTGCTGATCAATCAGCACAGAAGATGGCGAACGAACTGGTTTTTCTGAATACTTATGTTGAGAAAATTATATAA
- a CDS encoding DOPA 4,5-dioxygenase family protein has product MTEQTSKITGFHAHVYYDTESRDIAVRIREELGARFDVQLGRWRDEPVGPHPQAMYQVAFLPNQFDQVIPWLMLNHQGLDVLIHPNTEDAVADHTDHALWLGNKLDLNVEVLRRITTS; this is encoded by the coding sequence ATGACGGAACAGACGAGCAAAATCACTGGTTTTCACGCTCATGTCTACTACGATACCGAGAGTCGTGATATCGCTGTCCGTATACGCGAAGAATTGGGCGCTAGATTTGATGTGCAGCTTGGGCGCTGGCGTGATGAACCGGTCGGACCGCACCCACAGGCGATGTATCAAGTTGCTTTCTTACCGAATCAGTTTGATCAAGTCATCCCCTGGTTAATGCTCAATCATCAGGGGTTGGATGTTCTTATCCACCCAAATACGGAGGATGCTGTAGCAGACCACACAGATCATGCCTTGTGGCTGGGAAACAAGCTAGATCTCAATGTCGAGGTTCTGCGACGAATTACCACAAGTTGA
- the aroA gene encoding 3-phosphoshikimate 1-carboxyvinyltransferase has product MDTIAIPALNRPVDATVEIPGSKSITNRALLVAALALGDSLLENALFSEDSQYFAKCVEQLGIPIELNSDLARIHVAGRGGEIPATQADLFVGLAGTAARFISALVGLGNGEYRLDGVPRMRERPMGDLLTVLETGGAKINFEGNPGFMPYTIYSQQFSGGHFRLKANQTSQQLSALLMIAPYAQQDTIIEVEGTLVSQSYVKMTSRLMADFGVEVIETAENQFKIKAGQRYQGRHYTIEPDASNASYFFAAAAVTGGRVRVNHLTKESCQGDILWLNVLEQMGCQIEHGDNYTVVRGPQQLQGIDIDMNDMSDLVQTLGAIAPFASSPVTIRNVEHIRYKETERIKAVVTELQRLGVKVEEFADGLRIEPSAIAPAAIETYHDHRMAMAFAVTGLRAPGIVIKDPGCTAKTFPDYFTRFFHMLEQ; this is encoded by the coding sequence GTGGATACTATTGCCATCCCTGCTCTAAATCGCCCAGTCGATGCCACCGTAGAGATTCCTGGTTCTAAAAGTATTACCAATCGGGCATTACTCGTGGCTGCATTGGCACTTGGAGATTCCCTATTAGAAAACGCCTTATTTAGTGAAGACAGTCAGTATTTTGCCAAATGCGTAGAGCAATTAGGCATTCCCATTGAGCTAAATTCTGATTTGGCGAGGATTCACGTTGCGGGAAGAGGGGGGGAAATTCCGGCTACACAAGCAGATTTATTTGTAGGTTTAGCAGGTACCGCAGCTCGGTTTATTTCGGCGCTGGTGGGATTAGGGAATGGTGAATATCGCCTAGATGGGGTTCCTCGGATGCGGGAAAGACCGATGGGGGATTTGCTGACGGTACTGGAAACGGGGGGAGCAAAGATTAATTTTGAGGGCAACCCTGGTTTTATGCCCTACACTATCTACAGTCAGCAATTTAGCGGCGGACATTTTCGTTTGAAAGCCAACCAAACCAGTCAACAACTGTCGGCATTGTTGATGATTGCGCCTTATGCTCAACAGGACACCATCATTGAGGTTGAGGGTACACTGGTTTCTCAATCTTATGTCAAAATGACCTCTCGCCTCATGGCAGATTTTGGCGTAGAAGTAATAGAAACTGCCGAGAATCAATTTAAAATCAAAGCGGGTCAGCGTTACCAAGGTAGACATTATACCATAGAACCAGATGCCTCGAATGCCTCTTATTTTTTTGCCGCCGCCGCCGTTACAGGTGGAAGGGTGCGGGTGAATCATTTGACCAAAGAATCCTGTCAAGGAGATATTCTGTGGCTGAATGTATTAGAACAGATGGGTTGCCAGATTGAACACGGCGATAATTATACTGTAGTTAGAGGACCGCAGCAATTACAGGGCATCGACATTGATATGAATGATATGTCAGATTTGGTGCAAACATTAGGAGCGATCGCCCCATTTGCTAGTTCACCAGTCACCATTCGCAATGTCGAACATATTCGTTATAAAGAAACCGAACGGATTAAAGCTGTGGTGACAGAGTTACAACGGTTGGGAGTCAAGGTAGAAGAATTTGCCGACGGTTTGCGGATTGAACCAAGTGCGATCGCTCCTGCGGCAATTGAAACCTATCATGATCATCGCATGGCAATGGCATTTGCTGTCACCGGCTTGCGGGCGCCAGGGATTGTGATTAAAGACCCTGGTTGTACAGCCAAGACATTTCCCGATTATTTTACCCGATTTTTCCACATGTTAGAACAATAG
- a CDS encoding TetR/AcrR family transcriptional regulator, whose translation MPKIVDHEQYRKELLGKCFDLFAQKGYAAITMRQIAECLGVSTGTLYHYFSSKQALFEQLVEEMCQQDISAALAELGERKTPQEAMEVLGKYLVKNEDYFIKWTYLVVDFCQYQDSQEISGKHVFRRVIQRYQQVICDFLGIEDLVLASLVLSLVDGLFLGRLQGNEMINIPEQCNLLGRILTAYLHKVS comes from the coding sequence ATGCCAAAGATTGTTGATCATGAACAATACCGCAAAGAACTGCTCGGCAAATGCTTTGATTTATTTGCCCAAAAAGGCTATGCTGCCATTACCATGCGGCAAATTGCTGAGTGTTTAGGGGTTTCTACGGGAACTCTATATCACTACTTTTCTAGCAAACAAGCTTTGTTTGAGCAATTAGTGGAAGAGATGTGTCAACAGGATATAAGTGCAGCATTGGCGGAATTGGGAGAACGGAAAACACCACAAGAGGCGATGGAAGTTCTAGGAAAATATTTGGTGAAAAATGAGGATTATTTTATTAAGTGGACTTATCTGGTAGTTGATTTTTGCCAATATCAAGATTCTCAAGAAATATCGGGAAAGCATGTATTTAGGCGTGTAATTCAGCGATATCAGCAGGTGATTTGTGATTTTTTAGGGATTGAAGATTTGGTATTAGCCTCCTTGGTATTGAGCCTTGTAGATGGTTTATTTTTAGGAAGATTACAGGGAAATGAAATGATTAATATTCCTGAACAATGCAATCTGCTGGGAAGGATATTGACGGCTTATTTGCACAAAGTTTCATAA